The Triticum aestivum cultivar Chinese Spring chromosome 3A, IWGSC CS RefSeq v2.1, whole genome shotgun sequence genome includes a region encoding these proteins:
- the LOC123060313 gene encoding proline-rich protein 18 yields MEGGPAMAPAAAWWPGAGAGAQEQEEMRWRQLDGGVSAVSFGFVATAMLVSMFLAMAVLEHFLRAPPMGPPEPSPPRGPRGILLRFLRSRRRGGPPTADLEAARKLDAGCASPEMPVYSKGVSVLMPGQDVPTFIAHPAPAPCPPERVRWPSHQPAPFAGSSSNTC; encoded by the exons ATGGAGGGCGGCCCGGCGATGGCTCCGGCGGCCGCGTGGTGGCCAGGCGCGGGGGCGGGGGCGCAGGAGCAGGAGGAGATGCGGTGGCGGCAGCTGGACGGCGGCGTCAGCGCCGTCTCCTTCGGCTTCGTCGCCACGGCCATGCTCGTCTCCATGTTCCTCGCCATGGCCGTGCTCGAGCACTTCCTCCGCGCCCCGCCCAtgggcccgccggagccctcgccgccCCGTGGACCAAGAGGGATCCTCCTCCGCTTCctccgcagccgccgccgcggtgGACCCCCAACCGCGGATCTCGAGGCCGCCAGGAAGCTCGACGCCGGATGCGCGTCCCCCGAG ATGCCCGTGTATTCCAAAGGCGTATCCGTCCTGATGCCAGGACAGGACGTGCCGACGTTCATCGCGCACCCCGCGCCCGCGCCCTGCCCCCCAGAGCGGGTCCGATGGCCGTCGCACCAGCCCGCTCCTTTTGCCGGTTCCTCGTCGAATACGTGCTAG